In Acidobacteriota bacterium, the following are encoded in one genomic region:
- a CDS encoding iron-sulfur cluster assembly accessory protein: MNAMIQISDNASRQIRKLLDRQGLAGGGLRVGVKAGGCSGMSYVFAWEAEPRPTDTVLEGGHDARVFVDPKSLRFLGGTTLDYDTGLLSKGFFFENPNAKGTCGCGVSFSV, from the coding sequence ATGAACGCGATGATTCAGATCTCGGACAACGCCAGCCGGCAGATTCGCAAGCTGCTCGACAGGCAGGGGCTCGCCGGCGGTGGCCTGCGCGTTGGCGTCAAGGCGGGCGGGTGCTCCGGCATGAGCTACGTCTTCGCCTGGGAGGCCGAGCCGCGGCCGACCGACACCGTGCTCGAGGGGGGCCACGACGCGAGAGTGTTCGTCGACCCCAAGAGCCTGCGGTTCCTGGGCGGCACGACGCTCGATTACGACACCGGCCTCCTCAGCAAGGGCTTCTTCTTCGAGAACCCGAACGCCAAGGGTACGTGCGGCTGCGGTGTGTCGTTCTCGGTCTGA
- a CDS encoding aminotransferase class V-fold PLP-dependent enzyme, translating to MPPPIYLDYHATTPVDPRALEAMLPYFSERFGNAASRNHRYGWEAAQAVEKAREQCARGIGASHTEIVFTSGATESNNLALKGVAQGCRARGTHIVTVQTEHKSVLDTCRYLEAGGCAVTYLPVGPDGIVDAAAVAAALTDGTVLVSVMAANNEIGVLQPIREIARLARDRGVFVHTDASQAIGKVPFDVDDLGVDLVSFTGHKLYGPKGVGALYVRRKASGLDVTAIIHGGGHERGLRSGTLNVPAIVGFGEAVEIGGELLATEGRRLAALRDRLLAGLIARVPTLRVNGSLEHRLPHNLNVSFPDIESESLGMALDDLAVSSGSACSTAKAAPSHVLTALGLDDELAMASIRFGLGRTTTEAEVDYAVEKVASVVARLRELRAELGL from the coding sequence ATGCCGCCACCAATCTACCTCGACTACCACGCCACGACGCCCGTCGACCCGCGGGCGCTCGAGGCCATGCTGCCCTACTTCTCGGAGCGCTTCGGCAACGCGGCGAGCCGTAACCATCGATACGGATGGGAGGCGGCGCAGGCCGTCGAGAAAGCCCGCGAACAGTGCGCACGCGGCATTGGCGCCAGCCACACCGAGATCGTCTTCACGAGTGGGGCGACCGAGTCGAACAACCTCGCCCTGAAGGGCGTGGCGCAGGGCTGTCGCGCGCGCGGCACGCACATCGTCACCGTGCAGACCGAGCACAAGTCGGTGCTCGACACCTGCAGGTACCTGGAGGCGGGCGGCTGTGCGGTGACCTACCTGCCGGTCGGACCCGACGGGATCGTCGACGCCGCCGCGGTGGCCGCCGCGCTCACCGACGGCACCGTGCTCGTCTCGGTGATGGCCGCAAACAACGAGATCGGCGTGCTCCAGCCGATTCGCGAGATCGCGCGCCTCGCGCGCGACCGCGGCGTCTTCGTGCACACCGATGCGTCGCAGGCCATCGGCAAGGTGCCGTTCGATGTCGACGACCTTGGCGTCGACCTCGTGTCGTTCACCGGCCACAAGCTCTACGGCCCGAAGGGAGTGGGCGCGCTCTACGTCCGGCGCAAGGCGTCAGGGCTCGACGTCACGGCGATCATCCACGGCGGGGGCCACGAGCGCGGGCTGCGGTCGGGCACGTTGAACGTGCCGGCCATCGTCGGATTCGGCGAGGCCGTCGAGATCGGCGGCGAGCTCCTCGCCACCGAGGGCCGGCGCCTCGCCGCGCTGCGCGACCGGTTGCTCGCCGGCCTCATCGCCCGCGTGCCCACGCTGCGGGTGAACGGCTCGCTCGAGCACCGGTTGCCGCACAACCTCAACGTGAGCTTCCCCGACATCGAAAGCGAGTCGTTGGGGATGGCGCTCGACGATCTCGCCGTCTCGTCGGGCTCGGCGTGCTCGACCGCGAAGGCGGCGCCCTCGCACGTCCTCACGGCCCTCGGCCTCGACGACGAGCTGGCCATGGCGTCGATCCGTTTCGGCCTCGGCCGGACGACGACCGAGGCGGAGGTCGACTACGCGGTCGAGAAGGTGGCCAGCGTGGTGGCCCGGCTGCGTGAGCTCCGGGCAGAGCTGGGCCTGTAG